One segment of Thermococcus sp. AM4 DNA contains the following:
- the deoC gene encoding deoxyribose-phosphate aldolase — MDIAKYIDHTNLKPYATREDIIRLCEEAIQYGFYAVCVNPYRVKLAKDYLREKNADVKVASVIGFPLGATPTEVKVFEAKRALEDGADELDMVINIGALKDKDYDYVKRDIAEVVKVAHERGAKVKVIIETCYLTEEEKVKACELAKEAGADFVKTSTGFGTGGATVEDVRLMRKVVGPEMGVKAAGGIRTYEQALAMIEAGANRIGTSSGVRIVEGARNAK; from the coding sequence ATGGACATAGCGAAGTATATTGACCACACGAACCTCAAGCCCTACGCTACCAGGGAGGACATCATCAGGCTCTGCGAGGAGGCGATCCAGTACGGCTTCTACGCCGTCTGCGTGAATCCCTACAGGGTTAAGCTCGCCAAGGACTACCTGCGCGAGAAGAACGCCGATGTCAAGGTCGCGAGCGTCATAGGCTTCCCCCTCGGTGCGACTCCAACGGAGGTCAAGGTCTTTGAGGCCAAGAGAGCCCTCGAGGACGGCGCCGATGAGCTCGACATGGTCATCAACATAGGCGCCCTCAAGGATAAGGACTACGACTACGTTAAGAGGGACATAGCTGAGGTCGTCAAGGTCGCCCACGAGAGGGGCGCGAAGGTCAAGGTCATAATCGAGACCTGCTATCTGACCGAGGAGGAGAAGGTGAAGGCCTGCGAGCTGGCCAAAGAGGCCGGAGCGGACTTCGTGAAGACCTCGACAGGCTTCGGAACCGGTGGGGCGACGGTCGAGGACGTCAGGCTGATGAGGAAGGTCGTCGGCCCCGAGATGGGAGTTAAAGCGGCCGGAGGGATAAGGACGTACGAGCAGGCCTTAGCCATGATCGAGGCCGGGGCAAACAGGATAGGCACCTCGAGCGGCGTGAGAATCGTGGAGGGGGCGAGGAATGCCAAGTAA
- a CDS encoding family 4B encapsulin nanocompartment shell protein, with translation MPSKEEMLELIERASQELREEGVNPDILLAGPGFVEVMGELIDVLDLPVYIIKELEYDAVIADSRYLGQVRKASKRISIEPLIVEEEVWEEIRKL, from the coding sequence ATGCCAAGTAAGGAGGAGATGCTTGAGCTCATCGAGAGGGCCTCCCAGGAGCTTAGGGAGGAGGGCGTTAACCCGGACATCCTCTTGGCTGGCCCGGGCTTCGTTGAGGTTATGGGCGAGCTCATAGACGTGCTCGACCTTCCGGTTTACATCATAAAGGAGCTTGAGTACGACGCGGTTATAGCTGACTCCCGCTACCTCGGACAGGTCAGGAAGGCCTCAAAGAGGATCTCCATCGAGCCCCTCATCGTCGAGGAAGAGGTCTGGGAAGAGATAAGGAAGCTCTGA
- a CDS encoding ornithine aminotransferase, with translation MVVRPNVKEFPGPRAREVIERNFKYLAMTTQDPENLPIVIERGEGIRVYDVDGNVFYDFASGVGVINVGHAHPRVVEAIKKQAEKFTHYSLTDFFYENAVVLAEKLIELAPGDFEKKVVYSNSGAEANEAAMKLVKYGTGRKQFLAFYHAFHGRTQAVLSLTASKWVQQDGFFPTMPGVTHIPYPNPYRNTWGIDGYDEPDELINRVLDFIEEYVFRHVPPHEVGAIFFEPIQGEGGYVVPPKNFFKELKKFADEYGILLADDEVQMGIGRTGKFWAIEHFGVEPDLIQFGKAIGGGLPLAGVVHRKEISFDKPGRHATTFGGNPVAIAAGIEVVEIVKELLPHVQEVGNYLHKILEELKENYEVIGDARGLGLAQAVEIVKSKDTKEKYPELRDRIVGEAAKRGLVLLGCGDNSIRFIPPLIVTKEEIDVAMEIFEEALKAALK, from the coding sequence ATGGTGGTTAGACCGAACGTTAAAGAGTTTCCCGGACCCAGGGCGAGGGAGGTAATAGAGAGGAACTTCAAGTACCTCGCCATGACCACCCAGGACCCCGAGAACCTTCCGATAGTCATCGAGCGCGGTGAGGGAATAAGGGTTTACGACGTTGACGGAAACGTCTTCTACGACTTCGCGAGCGGTGTTGGAGTTATAAACGTCGGCCACGCCCACCCGCGCGTCGTCGAGGCGATAAAGAAGCAGGCCGAGAAGTTCACCCACTACTCGCTCACCGACTTCTTCTACGAGAACGCCGTCGTTTTAGCTGAGAAGCTCATCGAGCTCGCTCCGGGTGACTTCGAGAAGAAAGTTGTCTACAGCAACAGCGGTGCCGAGGCCAACGAGGCCGCTATGAAGCTCGTCAAGTACGGGACCGGAAGGAAGCAGTTCCTGGCGTTTTACCACGCCTTCCACGGAAGGACCCAGGCCGTTCTGAGCCTTACCGCCAGCAAGTGGGTCCAGCAGGACGGCTTCTTCCCGACCATGCCGGGCGTCACCCACATACCCTACCCGAACCCCTACAGGAACACCTGGGGAATCGACGGTTACGACGAGCCGGACGAGCTCATAAACAGGGTTCTCGACTTCATAGAGGAGTACGTCTTCAGGCACGTTCCGCCCCACGAGGTTGGAGCTATATTCTTCGAGCCGATACAGGGTGAAGGCGGTTACGTCGTCCCGCCGAAGAACTTCTTCAAGGAGCTCAAGAAGTTCGCCGACGAGTACGGAATCCTCCTGGCGGACGACGAGGTTCAGATGGGCATAGGCAGGACTGGCAAGTTCTGGGCCATCGAGCACTTCGGAGTCGAGCCCGACCTCATCCAGTTCGGTAAGGCCATCGGCGGTGGACTTCCGCTCGCTGGTGTCGTCCACAGGAAGGAGATAAGCTTCGACAAGCCCGGAAGGCACGCGACCACCTTCGGTGGCAACCCCGTTGCCATCGCGGCCGGAATAGAGGTTGTCGAGATTGTCAAGGAGCTCCTCCCACACGTCCAAGAGGTTGGAAACTACCTCCACAAGATACTCGAGGAGCTCAAGGAGAACTACGAGGTCATCGGAGACGCTCGCGGTCTCGGTCTGGCCCAGGCCGTCGAGATCGTCAAGAGCAAGGACACCAAGGAGAAGTACCCCGAGCTCAGGGACAGGATCGTTGGAGAGGCGGCGAAGCGCGGTCTCGTTCTGCTCGGCTGCGGCGACAACAGCATACGCTTCATCCCGCCGCTCATCGTCACCAAGGAAGAGATAGACGTCGCGATGGAGATATTCGAGGAGGCTTTGAAGGCCGCCCTGAAGTGA
- the trxB gene encoding thioredoxin-disulfide reductase: MFSLGGFSRGGEYEKKLWDVLIIGAGPAGFTAAIYAKRFGLDTLIISKDLGGNMALTDLIENYPGFPEGISGSELTARMHEQVKKLGVDVVFDEVERIDPAECAYYEGPCKFTVKTKNGKEYRARTIIIAVGASPRKLKVPGEEELTGKGVSYCATCDGPLFKGKKVIVVGGGNTALQEALYLKSIGVDVTLVHRRQKFRADKILQDRFKESGIPAILDTVVTEIIGKDRVEGVRLKNVKTGEEKEMKVDGVFIFIGYEPKTDFVKHLGITDDYGYIPVDMYMRTKVPGIFAAGDITNVFKQIAVAVGQGAIAANSAKEFLEKWAEKNGE; encoded by the coding sequence ATGTTCAGCCTTGGAGGATTTTCACGCGGTGGCGAGTACGAGAAAAAGCTCTGGGACGTTCTCATCATCGGAGCGGGCCCAGCGGGCTTTACGGCGGCAATATACGCCAAGCGCTTCGGCCTCGACACCCTGATCATCAGCAAGGATCTGGGAGGAAACATGGCGCTGACCGACCTGATCGAGAACTACCCCGGCTTCCCCGAGGGAATCAGCGGTTCCGAGCTGACCGCGAGGATGCACGAGCAGGTCAAGAAGCTCGGCGTTGATGTGGTCTTCGACGAGGTCGAGAGGATTGACCCAGCGGAGTGCGCCTACTACGAAGGCCCGTGCAAGTTCACCGTAAAGACCAAGAACGGCAAGGAGTACCGCGCGAGGACGATAATAATAGCCGTTGGAGCCTCGCCCAGGAAGCTCAAGGTTCCGGGCGAGGAAGAGCTCACCGGAAAGGGCGTTTCCTACTGTGCCACCTGCGACGGCCCGCTCTTCAAGGGCAAGAAGGTCATCGTCGTCGGCGGTGGAAACACCGCTTTACAGGAGGCCCTCTACCTCAAGAGCATCGGCGTTGATGTAACGCTCGTCCACAGGAGGCAGAAGTTCAGGGCGGATAAGATACTGCAGGACCGCTTCAAGGAGAGCGGAATTCCGGCGATACTAGATACCGTCGTCACCGAGATAATAGGGAAGGACAGGGTCGAAGGGGTAAGGCTGAAGAACGTCAAGACCGGCGAGGAGAAAGAGATGAAGGTCGACGGAGTCTTCATCTTCATCGGCTACGAGCCGAAGACGGACTTCGTTAAGCACCTCGGCATAACCGACGACTACGGCTACATCCCGGTTGACATGTACATGCGCACCAAGGTTCCGGGCATCTTCGCGGCCGGAGACATAACCAACGTCTTCAAGCAGATTGCAGTCGCGGTCGGCCAGGGAGCGATAGCGGCAAATTCCGCCAAGGAGTTCCTCGAGAAGTGGGCCGAGAAGAACGGGGAGTGA
- a CDS encoding metal-dependent hydrolase — MPNYDVHVLSGVITYPLAVLVGQVLRVYLNVPLKLTPIALVLGYAFYVLGSDLPDMDHPDALIHRGTKPIVSVAVGSAVFLWANKAISLNPEWLNPVGAWLVGALAGVLAWYLFTALMPKHRGIVHSLLFAAVYGFLAFVLVGYGLKLSIGEGLYVGLAAFLGYTLHLLLDGSIKLV, encoded by the coding sequence TTGCCGAACTACGACGTTCACGTCCTGAGCGGGGTGATCACGTACCCCTTAGCGGTGCTCGTGGGCCAGGTCCTGAGGGTTTACCTTAACGTTCCCCTGAAGCTCACGCCCATCGCGCTCGTTCTAGGCTACGCCTTCTACGTCCTCGGAAGCGACCTCCCGGACATGGATCATCCGGACGCGCTGATCCACAGGGGAACCAAGCCGATAGTCAGCGTTGCCGTCGGGAGCGCGGTCTTCCTCTGGGCCAACAAGGCGATAAGCCTCAACCCGGAGTGGCTCAATCCAGTTGGGGCGTGGCTCGTGGGGGCCCTCGCGGGGGTTCTCGCGTGGTACCTCTTCACGGCCCTGATGCCGAAGCACAGGGGAATAGTTCATTCTCTCCTCTTCGCGGCCGTCTACGGGTTCCTCGCCTTCGTCCTCGTCGGGTACGGGCTGAAGTTGAGCATCGGGGAGGGGCTCTACGTTGGCCTCGCGGCCTTCCTCGGCTACACGCTTCACCTGCTCCTCGACGGGTCGATAAAGCTCGTTTAA
- a CDS encoding ATPase, whose translation MESEELKVYPVQSYEIYGLSRNPFEQLASEGIEDVEAIHVYQEVDMKLSMIISEVIGNKSSIAMSIVGPLGMGKTQRLKSIARAIEREGGKAIYVKVDTNDILKLTRDIFYALKPPRSRTNIFLENLSRKLGFIDRLEKMLSDTKEYKSRDIAELLVQQLKKYPYSALLLDELENMQGAREQEKIQFFEMLRHVISTMPPGCIVAFASVPEAYEEYSRIFPAFFMRLHYEFKLRPMSVEETFELVKKRLNRVRIRDTDDPIYPFTDEAIRLIHDLAKGNPRQILRLLHYVLSEAAKRAFDPIDELVVSTILEEPKSLEEYLRRVPKDYRDLVKVIVEKFNGGPVSYISVAKELKKPANQVYEALNKLVTIGFLVGDPGGNYKVPHYVRKFLEEKEE comes from the coding sequence ATGGAGAGCGAGGAACTTAAAGTTTATCCCGTTCAGAGCTACGAGATCTACGGCCTCTCAAGGAATCCCTTTGAACAGCTCGCGAGCGAGGGGATAGAGGACGTTGAGGCGATTCACGTTTATCAGGAGGTCGATATGAAGCTTTCCATGATAATCTCTGAGGTGATAGGAAACAAGAGCTCAATAGCGATGAGCATAGTCGGTCCCCTTGGAATGGGAAAGACCCAGAGGCTCAAGAGCATCGCAAGAGCGATAGAGAGGGAAGGGGGTAAGGCGATATACGTTAAGGTCGATACCAACGACATCCTCAAGCTCACCCGCGACATCTTCTATGCCCTCAAGCCCCCGAGGAGCAGGACGAACATCTTCCTTGAAAATCTATCGAGAAAGCTCGGATTCATCGACAGGCTTGAGAAGATGCTGAGCGACACGAAGGAGTACAAGAGCAGGGACATAGCGGAGCTCCTCGTCCAGCAGCTCAAAAAGTACCCCTACTCTGCCCTTCTTCTCGACGAGCTCGAGAACATGCAGGGTGCCAGAGAGCAGGAGAAGATACAGTTCTTCGAGATGCTCAGGCACGTGATAAGCACGATGCCCCCGGGCTGCATCGTTGCCTTCGCCTCGGTTCCAGAGGCCTACGAGGAGTACTCCAGGATCTTCCCGGCATTCTTCATGCGCCTCCACTACGAGTTTAAGTTGAGACCCATGAGCGTTGAGGAAACCTTTGAGCTCGTGAAGAAGAGGCTCAACAGGGTTAGAATAAGGGACACCGACGATCCAATCTACCCCTTCACCGACGAGGCGATAAGGCTAATCCACGATCTCGCGAAGGGTAACCCGAGGCAGATCCTGAGGCTGCTCCACTACGTCCTCAGCGAGGCCGCGAAGCGCGCCTTCGACCCAATAGACGAGCTGGTCGTTAGCACCATCCTTGAGGAGCCCAAGAGCCTCGAGGAGTACCTCAGAAGGGTTCCGAAGGACTACCGCGATCTCGTGAAGGTCATCGTCGAGAAGTTCAACGGCGGACCGGTGAGCTACATAAGCGTTGCCAAAGAACTCAAGAAGCCAGCGAATCAGGTCTACGAGGCACTGAACAAGCTCGTCACGATAGGGTTCCTCGTCGGTGACCCCGGAGGAAACTACAAGGTGCCCCACTACGTCAGGAAGTTCCTCGAGGAGAAGGAGGAGTGA
- a CDS encoding THUMP domain-containing protein: MVVLIVTCPPGREGDAILELEWALDRVRVRGTDWRGLLVVESSLPKSEAIERLKRFETQAIQRVVPLDLIVQASPEGIEAAALELMRDKTGTFAVRARVRGNKKLKGMELERKIGGAIVRAYGLRVNLTDPDWTLAIEVLGKKAGVGVLGRGEVLKFEVAD; this comes from the coding sequence ATGGTTGTCCTTATCGTTACCTGTCCACCGGGAAGGGAGGGCGATGCCATCCTCGAGCTGGAATGGGCCCTCGATAGAGTTCGAGTCCGGGGGACGGACTGGAGGGGACTTCTCGTGGTGGAAAGTTCCCTTCCGAAAAGTGAAGCGATAGAGAGGCTCAAGAGGTTCGAGACCCAGGCGATCCAGAGGGTTGTTCCCCTCGATCTCATCGTTCAGGCTTCGCCCGAGGGGATCGAGGCCGCTGCCCTCGAGCTCATGAGGGACAAAACCGGGACCTTCGCGGTCAGGGCGAGGGTGAGGGGAAACAAAAAGCTGAAGGGGATGGAGCTCGAGAGGAAAATCGGCGGGGCCATCGTGAGGGCTTACGGCCTCAGGGTAAACCTCACCGACCCCGACTGGACCCTTGCCATCGAGGTCCTCGGGAAGAAAGCGGGCGTTGGCGTCCTCGGCAGGGGAGAGGTGCTCAAATTTGAGGTCGCTGATTAG
- a CDS encoding ASCH domain-containing protein: protein MRRWKMGLQEEYLRAIAEGKKKIEGRLYDEKRQAIKPGDEIVFENRLVCVVKDLRVYSSFREMLEKEGLENVLPGVKNIEEGVKVYRRFYSEEKEKKYGVVAIEVEPVAWIGEPLE, encoded by the coding sequence TTGAGACGCTGGAAGATGGGCCTTCAGGAGGAGTACCTGAGGGCGATAGCAGAGGGAAAAAAGAAAATTGAGGGTCGCCTGTACGACGAGAAGAGGCAGGCCATAAAGCCGGGCGACGAGATAGTCTTCGAGAACAGGCTCGTCTGCGTCGTGAAGGACCTGAGGGTTTATTCGTCCTTCAGGGAGATGCTGGAGAAGGAGGGCCTTGAGAACGTCCTGCCGGGAGTGAAGAACATCGAGGAGGGCGTTAAGGTCTACAGGCGCTTTTATTCCGAGGAGAAGGAGAAGAAGTACGGCGTGGTCGCGATAGAGGTCGAGCCAGTAGCGTGGATTGGGGAACCGTTGGAGTAG
- a CDS encoding carboxypeptidase M32, whose translation METVFQNEIIREILTKYRRIWAIGHAQSVLGWDMEVNMPREGILERSVAQGELSVLGQEFLLKPDFVELVEKAKGIENLNEYERGVVRVLDRSIRISRAFPPEFLREMSEVTSQATKAWEEAKKSDDYSKFEPWLDKIIDLAKRAAEYLGYEDEPYDALLDMFEEGLTTREVERMFDKLEKELKPLLEKIMEEGKVPREHPLEKEKYERAQMEKVNLWILQKFGFPLGVRSRLDVSAHPFTTEFGIRDVRITTRYEGYDFRRTILSTVHEFGHALYELQQDERFMFSPIAGGVSLGIHESQSRFWENIIGRSREFAGLIYPVLKENLPFMANYTPEDVYLYFNIVRPDFIRTEADVVTYNFHILLRFKLERMMLNEGVKARDLPELWNEEMEKLLGIRPKTYAEGILQDIHWAHGTIGYFPTYSIGTLLASQLYYHMKKDIPDLEDKVARAEFEPIKAWLREKIHRWGSIYPPKELLKKAIGEELNPDYFIRWVKERYL comes from the coding sequence ATGGAAACGGTTTTTCAGAACGAGATCATCAGGGAGATTCTAACCAAGTACAGGAGGATATGGGCAATAGGCCACGCCCAGAGCGTGCTCGGCTGGGACATGGAGGTCAACATGCCCAGGGAGGGGATACTCGAGCGCTCCGTTGCGCAGGGCGAGCTTTCGGTTCTGGGCCAGGAGTTCCTCCTCAAACCGGACTTCGTCGAGCTCGTCGAGAAGGCCAAGGGAATAGAAAACCTCAACGAGTACGAGCGCGGTGTCGTCAGGGTTCTCGACCGCTCGATAAGAATCAGCAGGGCCTTCCCGCCCGAGTTCCTCAGGGAGATGAGCGAGGTCACGAGCCAGGCGACGAAGGCCTGGGAGGAGGCGAAGAAGAGCGACGACTACTCCAAGTTTGAGCCCTGGCTCGACAAAATTATAGACCTCGCCAAGCGCGCCGCTGAGTACCTCGGCTACGAGGACGAGCCCTACGATGCCCTGCTGGACATGTTCGAGGAGGGCCTCACCACCAGGGAAGTCGAGAGGATGTTCGACAAACTCGAGAAGGAGCTAAAGCCCCTCCTTGAAAAGATAATGGAGGAGGGCAAGGTTCCGAGGGAGCACCCCCTCGAGAAGGAGAAGTATGAGAGAGCCCAGATGGAGAAGGTCAACCTCTGGATTCTCCAGAAGTTTGGCTTCCCGCTCGGCGTCCGTTCCCGCCTGGACGTCTCCGCCCACCCGTTCACGACCGAGTTCGGAATCAGGGACGTGAGGATAACCACCAGATACGAGGGCTACGACTTCAGGAGGACGATACTGAGCACCGTCCACGAGTTCGGACATGCCCTCTACGAGCTCCAGCAGGACGAGAGGTTCATGTTCAGCCCCATAGCCGGTGGCGTCTCCCTTGGAATCCACGAGAGCCAGAGCAGGTTCTGGGAGAACATCATCGGACGCTCAAGGGAGTTCGCGGGGCTAATCTACCCCGTCCTGAAGGAGAACCTGCCCTTCATGGCCAACTACACGCCGGAGGACGTCTACCTGTACTTCAACATCGTTCGCCCGGACTTCATCAGGACTGAAGCAGATGTCGTCACCTACAACTTCCACATACTCCTCCGCTTCAAGCTTGAGAGAATGATGCTCAACGAGGGCGTCAAGGCCAGGGATTTACCGGAGCTCTGGAACGAGGAGATGGAGAAGCTTCTCGGCATAAGGCCGAAGACCTACGCGGAGGGAATCCTTCAGGACATCCACTGGGCGCACGGAACGATAGGCTACTTCCCGACCTACAGCATCGGAACGCTCCTCGCGAGCCAGCTTTACTACCATATGAAGAAGGACATCCCGGACTTAGAAGACAAGGTTGCAAGGGCCGAGTTCGAACCGATAAAGGCCTGGCTGAGGGAGAAGATACACCGCTGGGGAAGCATCTACCCGCCGAAGGAGCTGTTAAAGAAGGCCATCGGCGAGGAGCTGAACCCGGACTACTTCATCAGGTGGGTGAAGGAGAGGTATCTTTGA
- a CDS encoding carbohydrate kinase family protein, protein MGVELVVLGHVSIDTIVFPDGRKIEMPGGAAAAVATSAALAGANVGLVTKVGEDFPREWLQKLAEYVDIRGVQILPGKTIHIWVIYKPDGSVESPVEMGVAERMGETPIPDDYLKAKIFHIAPIPPEEQLKAIERLEGKRVSLDFNPTYYEDYRRKPGLVRELVSRSYAIFPNEREAKLITGFDDVEKAAEELYSWGTDLVVITRGERGVLIYDGDFHEFPALPVEGEIDPTGAGDAFAGGFLAGLVKGKALGECARLGLERAREVLKKRGSWSV, encoded by the coding sequence ATGGGGGTAGAACTCGTCGTCCTCGGTCACGTTTCAATTGATACCATAGTCTTCCCGGACGGGAGGAAAATTGAGATGCCCGGCGGAGCGGCTGCGGCCGTTGCGACCTCCGCCGCCCTGGCCGGCGCCAATGTTGGCCTCGTCACTAAAGTTGGCGAGGATTTTCCGAGAGAATGGCTCCAAAAGCTCGCGGAATACGTTGACATCAGGGGAGTTCAAATCCTCCCCGGAAAGACCATTCACATCTGGGTTATCTACAAACCCGACGGAAGCGTCGAGTCGCCGGTCGAGATGGGCGTTGCGGAGAGAATGGGTGAAACGCCGATTCCCGATGATTACCTCAAAGCGAAAATCTTCCACATAGCCCCGATTCCTCCAGAGGAGCAGCTCAAGGCCATCGAGAGACTTGAAGGGAAGAGGGTGAGCCTCGACTTCAATCCGACCTACTACGAGGACTACCGGAGAAAGCCGGGCCTCGTGAGGGAGCTCGTTTCGAGGAGCTACGCCATCTTTCCAAACGAGAGGGAGGCGAAGCTAATCACCGGGTTCGACGACGTGGAGAAAGCCGCCGAGGAGCTGTACTCGTGGGGAACTGATCTGGTTGTTATAACGAGGGGAGAGCGAGGAGTTCTGATTTACGACGGCGACTTCCACGAGTTTCCGGCGTTGCCAGTTGAGGGTGAGATAGACCCAACCGGTGCCGGCGATGCCTTCGCGGGCGGTTTTCTCGCCGGGCTCGTGAAGGGGAAAGCGCTTGGGGAGTGTGCAAGACTCGGTCTAGAGCGGGCGAGAGAAGTCCTGAAGAAGAGGGGGAGCTGGAGCGTTTAG
- a CDS encoding DUF58 domain-containing protein, translating to MPGEIKPELTERAAETLLAMWLILISAFFFLRWELVYLILPVLWVFFVSIFFFRPEIKLEVKREIPHDRMLEGETAEIKLRIKSNARIPSLKIEEDIPEGLELIEGSREHVLSLGTDEERTITYKVRVRRGIHEFNGVRISYRDPMGFFKLDHFIEHYTELIGMPLIEDVPTPYSTRGTKITAGPLPSPRIGEGVEFHAIREYQPGDPLKIINWKATAKTGKIMANEYESERKVDVVFIVDASYRGGRVFDYIVRAAASLMLNALHNGTSFGLLLAEAVPLWVRVDYGKRHFFKCIDFLSTAKPDRNNMIAYQVEHLIRSRFPARAQLLYFSTLLTEESREALRTMSAYGYKVIVISPDPYSLVEPKTKEEELAVRILRLKRKAQLRKMATHGIIIDWDVKKPLKAAIAEVIHL from the coding sequence ATGCCCGGAGAAATAAAGCCAGAACTGACGGAGAGAGCGGCCGAAACCCTGCTGGCAATGTGGCTGATACTAATCTCGGCCTTTTTCTTCCTGCGCTGGGAGTTAGTCTACCTGATACTCCCCGTGCTCTGGGTCTTCTTCGTGTCGATATTCTTCTTCAGGCCCGAGATAAAGCTCGAGGTCAAGAGGGAGATACCGCACGATAGAATGCTGGAGGGCGAAACGGCGGAGATAAAGCTGAGGATCAAATCGAACGCAAGGATACCCAGCCTCAAGATCGAGGAGGACATCCCGGAGGGGCTTGAGCTAATCGAGGGGAGCAGGGAACACGTTCTGTCCCTCGGAACGGACGAGGAAAGGACGATAACGTACAAGGTTAGGGTCAGGCGCGGGATACACGAGTTCAACGGGGTGAGGATCAGCTACCGGGATCCGATGGGCTTCTTCAAGCTCGACCACTTCATAGAGCACTACACCGAACTGATAGGTATGCCCCTCATCGAGGACGTTCCGACGCCCTACTCAACGCGGGGAACCAAGATCACCGCCGGTCCATTGCCATCTCCGAGGATTGGTGAGGGGGTTGAGTTCCACGCCATAAGGGAGTACCAGCCCGGAGATCCCCTCAAGATAATCAACTGGAAGGCAACCGCGAAGACCGGAAAGATAATGGCCAACGAGTACGAGAGCGAGAGAAAGGTCGACGTTGTGTTCATCGTCGACGCTTCCTACCGGGGAGGACGGGTCTTTGACTACATCGTCAGGGCCGCGGCCTCTCTCATGCTCAACGCCCTCCACAACGGAACCAGCTTCGGTCTGCTCTTGGCGGAGGCCGTGCCCCTGTGGGTTCGCGTCGATTACGGAAAGAGGCACTTCTTCAAGTGCATTGACTTCTTAAGCACCGCGAAGCCAGACAGGAACAACATGATAGCCTACCAGGTCGAGCACCTCATCAGATCTCGCTTCCCGGCGAGGGCCCAGCTCCTCTACTTCTCCACTCTCCTCACGGAGGAGAGCAGGGAGGCCCTGAGAACGATGTCGGCTTACGGTTACAAGGTCATCGTGATTTCCCCCGACCCATACAGCCTCGTCGAGCCGAAGACGAAGGAGGAAGAGCTCGCGGTGAGGATCCTCAGGCTGAAGAGGAAGGCACAGCTCAGGAAAATGGCCACCCACGGGATCATAATCGACTGGGACGTCAAGAAACCCCTTAAAGCTGCCATCGCAGAGGTGATCCACCTATGA
- a CDS encoding MoxR family ATPase, which translates to MKVEEVQLKGKEVLGEVKKAIVGKDEVLRLILTTILADGHILLEDLPGLAKTLMAKSFARALGVEFRRVQFTPDLLPSDILGVSIFNQKTLEFEFKKGPVFTNVLLADEINRAPPKTQSALLEAMQERQVTVEGNTYELPKPFIVIATQNPIEQEGTYPLPEAQLDRFLVRLRVGYPSREEEMEILRRRMERKKEEVDVRPVTTPKEVVEMQRAIEDVYVSDAILEYITDIVTATREDKKEIEVGASPRGSLALLKLSRAYAALNGRDYVIPDDIKAIAVPALSHRLILKRELWYTRVSQESIMKKLLDRVPVPKFE; encoded by the coding sequence ATGAAGGTGGAAGAAGTCCAGCTGAAGGGTAAAGAGGTACTCGGAGAGGTCAAGAAGGCGATAGTGGGAAAGGACGAGGTGCTCAGGCTCATACTGACGACGATCCTGGCTGACGGCCACATACTGCTCGAGGACTTGCCGGGCCTGGCGAAAACGCTGATGGCCAAGAGCTTTGCCAGGGCCCTGGGGGTGGAGTTCAGGCGCGTTCAGTTTACGCCGGATCTGCTTCCAAGCGACATCCTCGGCGTTAGCATCTTCAACCAGAAAACCCTGGAGTTCGAGTTCAAGAAGGGGCCCGTTTTCACCAACGTCCTGCTCGCGGACGAGATAAACCGCGCCCCTCCAAAGACCCAGTCCGCTCTGCTCGAGGCGATGCAGGAGAGACAGGTTACGGTTGAGGGCAACACCTACGAGCTCCCGAAGCCCTTCATAGTCATAGCGACCCAGAACCCGATAGAGCAGGAGGGAACTTATCCGCTTCCCGAGGCCCAGCTCGACCGTTTCCTCGTCAGGCTCCGCGTTGGCTACCCGAGCAGGGAGGAGGAGATGGAGATCCTCCGGAGAAGGATGGAGAGGAAGAAGGAGGAAGTTGACGTACGCCCGGTTACGACCCCGAAAGAGGTCGTGGAGATGCAGCGCGCCATAGAGGACGTCTACGTCAGCGACGCGATACTGGAGTACATAACCGACATCGTCACGGCAACGAGGGAGGACAAGAAGGAGATCGAGGTCGGGGCCTCGCCGAGGGGAAGCCTCGCCCTTTTGAAGCTCTCCAGAGCGTACGCCGCCCTCAACGGGAGGGACTACGTCATACCCGACGACATCAAGGCCATCGCCGTTCCGGCGTTGAGCCACAGGCTCATCCTCAAGCGCGAGCTCTGGTACACGAGGGTCAGCCAGGAGAGCATAATGAAGAAGCTCCTCGACCGCGTTCCAGTTCCAAAGTTCGAGTGA